One window of Myripristis murdjan chromosome 8, fMyrMur1.1, whole genome shotgun sequence genomic DNA carries:
- the LOC115363371 gene encoding nuclear GTPase SLIP-GC-like isoform X3, producing METFDFVRDKLNEWGLSELIPRFEENKIDKESFLILQESDINDLIREIGPRAKFKQKLKEFVKLSKKARKSQGENSGQPQMRRRNEQASEGNRVQKRAKVQQSPGQAKRGESSGQIGPSTSTTNYCTPQVTEKEAYMLGEVKEIMKRVHNKLDEQGHTKLNAFLKDKIRDLEKGKKELVGVFGKTGAGKSSLINTIIGEKALLPSGTVSACTSVMIKVEANMETCDYIAEIEFITKEAWKDEVWYFLSVDEKSDDIDDDDGDDGHIADDGQTDDDEDYNDHKKRITALFGEDIRRSPEELRGSRYFREIPEFLQSKKKILKCESASQLSENIAKFTRNDKKLETQYWPLVKCVTIKVPKVTDLLEHITLVDLPGNGDFNKSRDEMWKECVGSCSTVWIVSETNRAAAEKEAWEILENAISLMGNGGECQRLMFICTKSDDIGISDASSKEEERAQILLRNQEAKDQVTSSFQRQHKIKKHFSGDSNFFQVFTVSSKEFYEGKCLQKSDTEIPQLRKFLQDLNDRQSKTLNYVCGAYGILCLIQGANCRESARQKQEVCTILDQRLKQELDKVRRSMEETYKAFENRLREGVKKAQESCENDLKSILVSGKKKNKGFHKTLKCLVKNNGIHKKTKKPEININEKLASGMRNHIDETFKETFPNEERRGPFKGAISDFTLDTEALGSKYQDVLLQLTFLKTEEAIVKTKLKDIIRDEKKRIYHSLARSIQDSMKPCYKNAAEIHGKDSLKNMRDTIKNHLHESKDIMFDQAKDHMLTRLRNLTDRILNTLNQDMVKSIEVSLKTDDRSIPVVTREYEKVKTHYENLSSNTNTNDMVC from the exons ATGgagacttttgattttgtcCGGGACAAATTGAATGAATGGGGTCTCAGTGAGCTGATTCCAAGGTTTGAAG agaacaAAATTGACAAGGAGAGTTTTTTAATTCTTCAGGAGTCAGACATCAATGACTTGATCAGAGAAATAGGACCAAGGGCAAAATTCAAGCAGAAGCTCAAAGAATTTGTGAAG TTATCAAAGAAAGCCAGAAAAAGTCAGGGAGAAAACTCAGGCCAGCCACAgatgagaagaagaaatgaACAG GCATCAGAGGGAAACAGAGTCCAAAAGAGAGCGAAAGTGCAGCAGAGCCCAGGCCAGGCcaagagaggagaaagcagTGGGCAG ATTGGGCCCTCCACCTCTACCACTAACTACTGTACTCCCCAAGTAACTGAGAAAG AAGCTTACATGCTGGGTGAGGTAAAGGAGATCATGAAACGTGTCCATAACAAACTTGACGAGCAGGGCCACACAAAGCTCAATGCTTTTCTTAA GGATAAAATCAGGGATttggagaaagggaaaaaagagctGGTTGGTGTCTTTGGTAAAACAGGGGCCGGGAAGAGCTCTCTGATAAACACCATCATTGGAGAGAAGGCTCTCCTGCCCTCTGGAACTGTCAGTGCATGTACCTCGGTCATGATCAAGGTGGAGGCTAATATGGAGACCTGTGATTACATAGCAGAGATTGAGTTCATTACAAAagag gcATGGAAAGATGAGGTATGGTACTTCCTCAGTGTAGATGAGAAAAGTGAcgatattgatgatgatgatggtgatgatggtcaTATTGCTGATGATGGtcaaactgatgatgatgaagattaCAATGATCATAAAAAAAGGATCACAGCACTATTTGGAGAAGACATTAGGAGATCACCTGAAGAACTCAGGGGCAGCAGGTATTTCAGAGAAATCCCAGAATTTCTCCAGTCTAAAAAGAAGATACTGAAATGTGAATCT GCCTCGCAGCTATCGGAAAATATTGCCAAGTTCACAAGAAACGACAAGAAGTTAGAAACACAGTACTGGCCGCTGGTGAAGTGTGTGACCATCAAGGTGCCAAAGGTCACTGACCTTCTTGAGCACATCACACTTGTGGATCTTCCTGGAAATGGAGACTTCAACAAAAGCAGAGATGAAATGTGGAAGGAG TGTGTTGGAAGTTGTTCAACTGTGTGGATCGTGAGTGAAACTAAtcgagcagcagcagagaaagaaGCCTGGGAGATCTTGGAAAACGCCATCAGCCTCATGGGAAACGGTGGAGAGTGTCAACGCCTCATGTTCATCTGCACCAAATCTGATGACATTGGGATTTCAGATGCGAG TTCAAAAGAGGAGGAACGGGCTCAAATACTTTTAAGAAACCAGGAAGCCAAGGACCAAGTGACAAGCAGTTTCCAAAGACAACACAAGATTAAG aAACATTTCAGTGGTGACAGCAACTTTTTCCAAGTATTCACAGTGAGCTCCAAAGAGTTCTATGAGGGAAAATGTCTGCAAAAATCAGACACTG aaATACCCCAGCTTCGGAAATTTCTGCAAGATCTCAACGACCGCCAGTCAAAGACATTAAACTATGTCTGTGGAGCTTACGGGATTCTCTGTCTGATTCAGGGAGCCAACTGCAGAGAATCG GCTCGCCAAAAACAAGAGGTGTGCACAATCCTGGATCAGAGACTGAAGCAAGAGCTAGATAAAGTCAGACGCTCCATGGAAGAGACTTATAAGGCTTTTGAAAACCGCCTCAGGGAAGGAGTTAAAAAAGCACAAGAATCatgtgaaaatgacttgaagtcCATCTTAGTCTCT ggaaagaaaaaaaataagggtTTTCATAAGACGTTGAAGTGTCTTGTTAAAAATAATggcattcacaaaaaaacaaaaaaacctgaaataaaCATCAATGAGAAATTAGCCTCAGGCATGAGAAATCACATTGACGAGACGTTCAAGGAGACCTTTCC GAATGAAGAAAGACGTGGACCATTCAAAGGGGCCATCAGTGACTTTACTCTTGACACAGAAGCTCTGGGCAGCAAGTACCAAGACGTCTTACTGCAGCTGACATTTCTCAAGACAGAG GAAGCAATAGTGAAGACAAAACTCAAAGATATCATCcgagatgaaaagaaaagaatctaCCACAGTCTGGCGAGGTCAATCCAGGACTCCATGAAGCCATGCTATAAAA ACGCGGCAGAAATCCATGGAAAGGactcactgaaaaacatgaggGACACAATTAAGAACCACCTGCATGAGTCCAAGGACATCATGTTTGACCAGGCCAAAGATCACATGCTGACTCGACTGAGAAACTTGACg GATCGAATCCTGAACACCCTGAATCAAGATATGGTGAAATCGATTGAGGTGTCACTCAAGACTGATGATCGCTCAATCCCAG TTGTCACTCGGGAATATGAGAAGGTGAAGACTCACTATGAAAATCTGAGctccaacacaaacaccaaTGACATG GTCTGCTGA